DNA from Streptomyces sp. NBC_01476:
GATCAGCTCGACCTGGCTGCGGAACTCGTCCGGCGTCTTGGACCGGGTCGCTTTGTACTCCGGATACTCGTCGAACCGCCAGGTCTTCCGGGAGACGTCGAAGGCGACCGCCAGATGCGTGGGCTGCTCGTCACGCAGGGTGTTCGCCAGCATGGACGTGAAGCCGTAGATCGCGTTCGTCGGCTGGCCCGTGGCGGTGTTGAAGTTCTCCACGGGCAACGCGTAGAACGCCCGGTACGCCAGCGAGTGCCCGTCGAGCAGGAGCAGACGGGGGCGGTCGGTCGAGGTCTTCGGGGATGCTTTCTCTGCCACGGTTCGATCCTCCCACGGGGGTACGACAGCCCGTACCGGGCCGTCAACCGGGGGCCCGTCCCGCCGGTGGCCCGGTGCCGCTACGTCGTGGCTTGTCGCGCGCTGAGGGGGTGCCCCTTCCGGCCGGTGACTTGGCGATGCGCCGTCGTGGCTTGTCGCGCAGTTCCGCCCCCAGACTTCGTCCGGGGGGACCCCCAGCGCCCCTAAGGGGGTGCCCCCTCCGGCCGGTGACTTGGCGATGCGCCGTCGTGGCTTGTCGCGCAGTTCCTCGCGCCCCTGGGGTGCTCGGCTTCCTCCGCATGACGCCCCGGGTTACGCCGGTAGCCGGCGAGCCGAAGGGCGCGCCGGTGTCGAAAGGGAGAACCGCGCGCAGGGAGCGAGGAACGAGCGAGCGAGCACGGTCGACTTCCCCCAGACTCCGTCCGGGGGTGCCCCCACACCGGGTCTAAGCGCCCGGAGGCGAGAAGGCGGCAAAAAAGGCAGCGCCCGGAGGCGAGAAGGCGGCAAAAAAAGCAACGTGGCAGGATCGGTGGTATGGCGAAGAAGCCGCCGGTCGGCGACCCCGTACAGGACGCACCTCAGGTCGGTGCGCCGAAGCACGCTGCCGCGGGGCTTCCCGCGATCGCGCACACCGCGAGGATCGCGGGCGCCCAGATGGGGGCTCGGCGGGCCACCCTCACGCTGCTCAAGGTCAACCAGAAGAACGGGTTCGACTGTCCCGGCTGCGCCTGGCCCGAGGGCGATCACCGGCACACCTTCGAGTTCTGCGAGAACGGCGCGAAAGCCGTCGCCGAGGAAGCCACCCTCCGCCGGGTCGGCCCCGACTTCTTCGCCGCCCACCCCGTCGCCGACCTCGCCCGCCGCAGCGGCTACTGGCTCGGCCAGCAGGGCCGGATCACCCAGCCCGCGTACCTCGCCGAAGGCGCCACCCACTACCAGGCCATCCCCTGGGAACGCGCCTTCGCCCTCATCGCCGACGAACTCACCGCGCTGGCCTCCCCCGACCAGGCCGTCTTCTACACCTCAGGCCGCACCAGCAACGAGGCCGCCTTCCTCTTCCAGCTCTTCGCCCGCGAGTTCGGCACCAACAACCTGCCCGACTGCTCCAACATGTGCCACGAGTCGTCCGGCTCTGCCCTCACCGAAACCCTCGGCGTCGGCAAGGGCAGCGTGCTGCTCGACGACCTCCACCAGGCCGACCTGATCATCGTGGCCGGCCAGAACCCCGGCACCAACCACCCCCGGATGCTCTCCGCCCTGGAGAAGGCCAAGCACAACGGCGCGAAGATCGTCACCGTCAACCCGCTGCCCGAAGCCGGCCTGGAACGCTTCCGCAACCCCCAGACCCCCGCAGGACTGGCCGGCCCCGGCACCACCCTCAACGACCTCCACCTGCCGATCAGGCTCGGCGGCGACCAGGCCCTCTTCCGGGCCCTCGGCCGGCTCCTCATCGAAGCCGGCGCCCTCGACGAGGACTTCATCGCAGCCCACACCCACGGTTTCGCCACCTACAAGGCCGCCGCCCTGGCCACCGACTGGGCCGACGTCGAACGCGCCACCGGCCTCACCCGTACCGAGATCGACCAGCTCTTCACCCTCGTGCTGGCGGCCGGAAGCACCGTCGTCTGCTGGGCGATGGGCCTCACCCAGCACAAGCACGCCGTCCCCACCATCCGCGAAGTCGTCAACTTCCTGCTGCTCGGCGGCAATGTCGGCCGCCCCGGCGCCGGAGTCTGCCCGGTCCGCGGCCACTCCAACGTCCAGGGCGACCGCACCATGGGCATCTTCGAACGCCCCCCGGCCGCCTTCCTCGACGCCCTCCAGAAGGAGTTCGGCTTCGCACCCCCACGCGCCCACGGCTTCGACGTGGTCCGCGCCATCCGCGCGCTCCGCGACGGCGACGCGAAGGTCTTCTTCGCCATGGGCGGCAACTTCGTCGCCGCCTCCCCCGACACCGACGTCACCGAAGCGGCCATGCGCAAAGCCCGCCTCACCGTCCATGTGTCCACCAAGCTCAACCGCTCGCACGCCGTCACCGGCGCCCGCGCGCTGATCCTGCCGACCCTCGGCCGTACCGAGAAGGACCACCAGGCCGCCGGCGACCAGTTCGTCACCGTCGAGGACTCCATGGGCATGGTGCACGCCTCCCACGGCGGCCTCACCCCCGCCTCCCCGCACCTGCTCTCCGAACCCGCCATCGTCTCCCGGCTGGCCCGCGCCGTCTTCGGCGACCGCAGCGTCGTCCCCTGGGCGCAGTTCGAACGGGACTACGACCTCATCCGCGACCGCATCGCCCGCGTCGTCCCCGGCTTCGCCGACTTCAACACCCGGGTCCGCCGCCCCGGCGGCTTCACCCTCCCGCACGCGCCACGCGACTCCCGCACCTTCCCCACCGCCACCGGCAAGGCCAACTTCACCGCGGCGCCGGTCGAATACCCCAAGGTGCCCGAAGGCCGGCTGCTGCTGCAGACCCTGCGCTCGCACGACCAGTACAACACCACCATCTACGGCCTCGACGACCGCTACCGCGGTATCAAGGGCGGCCGCCGCGTCGTCCTGGTCCACCCCGACGACGCCACCGCGGCCGGCCTCGCCGACGGCGACTACGCCGATCTCGTCAGCGAATGGACCGACGGCACCGAGCGCCGCGCCGACGGCTTCCGCGTCGTCCACTACCCCACCCCCCGCGGGTGCGCCGCCGCGTACTACCCCGAGACCAATGTGCTCATCCCGCTCGATCACACCGCTGACACCAGCAACACCCCGGCCGCCAAGTCCGTGGTGATACGACTGGAGCGGCCGGACCCCACACGGGCCTGACCCGCAGCGCACCACCCACCGCAGAAACGGAGCCTTCCTCGCATGGCCGAGCAGACCACCACCACGTTCCCGCAGGAGATCCTGCAGCAGTACGCCGACCTCGGCCTGGACCTGCCCGCCCTCTTCTCCGGCGGACACCTCGGCGACCGCATGGGCATCCAGATCCTCGAAGCGGCACCGGACAAGGTGGTCGGCATCATGCCCGTCGAGGGCAACACCCAGCCCTACGGACTGCTGCACGGCGGGGCCTCCGCGGTCCTCGCCGAGACCCTCGGGTCCGTCGGCGCGATGCTGCACGGCGGCCCGGCGAAGATCGCGGTCGGCGTCGACCTCAACGCGACGCACCACCGCAGCCTGCGCTCCGGCACGGTCACCGGTACGGCGACCCCCGTGCACCGCGGCCGCTCCTCCGCCACGTACGAGATCGTCATCACCGACGAGGCGGACAAGCGGATCTGTACCGCCCGGCTGACCTGCATGCTCCGCCCGACCACGACGGGCGCGAGCAACCCGACCCCGGCCTGACCCCCGACCCCCCCGCCTCCGGCGCGCCGCGGCTCAGAACTTGGGCCCGACGTGGCGGTCCATCAACGCGACGGAGGCCGCGCGGGCGACCGAGATGTTGTACGGCCGGTCACCGCGCCTGGTCACCCGCCACCGCACGCCGACCATGTCGAGGGTGTCGCAGTAGAGCTGCCGGATGTCGGCGGAGGTGTTGGTGAAGAAGTAGCGCGGGTACTCGTAGCGCTTCCGGACGCCGCCCACCGTGCGCTCGGTCCAGTTGGTGACGCGGCAGCCGTCGGAGTGCACCAGCCCGCGGATGAACTCCCACGGGTGCGCGTCCACGATCTTCTGCTGCCACGGCTCCAGGACGATCCGCCGCTCGTGCTTCTTGCCCGGGCCGTGCTGGGGGAACATGCACCACAGGTGGCGGGAGTAGACCTTCACGTTGTGGCAGCCGGTCCTGCTGACGCGGCAGGTCTTGTTGTGGGGGAAGACGGCGCGCAGGGCGGCCTCGGCGCTGTCCATCAGCCCCGGCCAGCTGTCGGCGCAGGTGATCATGAGGTTCGGCACACGGTGCCTGGAGTACTGAACGATGTGGCCGTCCCCGAGGTAGAGGCCGAGCAGGTAGCCGTAAGCGGCGGTGTCCAGCGGGGCGCCGTCGCAGCGGTGGCACGGCCGCTCCCGGCCGGGGCACTCGTCACGCGCCGCGCGGTCCTGATGGAGCCAGTAGCCGATGGTGCCGGAGGGTATTCCGAGACGGCGCCCGACCTCGGCGTTCGGTACGCCGGAGCGGCAGAGCGTGACGGCCTGGCGACGGAGCAGGGGATCGTGCATACGGCCAGCTTCGCCCGGAGGGCGGCAACGCGACGAGGAATCGCACGCGTATTCACTCTGTCCAGTGACAGGGTGACGGGGATGACAAGTGCCGGGTGCGGGATTCGAACCCGCATGCCCTCTCGGACAGATGTGTTTGAGACATCCGCGTATGCCGTTCCGCCAACCCGGCCAGGTCGCCGCTGACAGCGTACCGTGTGGTCGCCGCACACCGCAGCTGGGTAGGCTTGCGGGCAGGTCCCGTCATGAACCGAGGAGCACCGTGAGCGCCCCCGATGAGTCCGATGTCCCCCAGGACGAGCAGCCGCCGCAGGCGGCGGCGGAGTCCAAGCCGGAAGAGGAGAAGTCGCATGTGCCCCCGCTGACGACCCGGGTCGTCATCGCGGAG
Protein-coding regions in this window:
- a CDS encoding FdhF/YdeP family oxidoreductase, with the protein product MAKKPPVGDPVQDAPQVGAPKHAAAGLPAIAHTARIAGAQMGARRATLTLLKVNQKNGFDCPGCAWPEGDHRHTFEFCENGAKAVAEEATLRRVGPDFFAAHPVADLARRSGYWLGQQGRITQPAYLAEGATHYQAIPWERAFALIADELTALASPDQAVFYTSGRTSNEAAFLFQLFAREFGTNNLPDCSNMCHESSGSALTETLGVGKGSVLLDDLHQADLIIVAGQNPGTNHPRMLSALEKAKHNGAKIVTVNPLPEAGLERFRNPQTPAGLAGPGTTLNDLHLPIRLGGDQALFRALGRLLIEAGALDEDFIAAHTHGFATYKAAALATDWADVERATGLTRTEIDQLFTLVLAAGSTVVCWAMGLTQHKHAVPTIREVVNFLLLGGNVGRPGAGVCPVRGHSNVQGDRTMGIFERPPAAFLDALQKEFGFAPPRAHGFDVVRAIRALRDGDAKVFFAMGGNFVAASPDTDVTEAAMRKARLTVHVSTKLNRSHAVTGARALILPTLGRTEKDHQAAGDQFVTVEDSMGMVHASHGGLTPASPHLLSEPAIVSRLARAVFGDRSVVPWAQFERDYDLIRDRIARVVPGFADFNTRVRRPGGFTLPHAPRDSRTFPTATGKANFTAAPVEYPKVPEGRLLLQTLRSHDQYNTTIYGLDDRYRGIKGGRRVVLVHPDDATAAGLADGDYADLVSEWTDGTERRADGFRVVHYPTPRGCAAAYYPETNVLIPLDHTADTSNTPAAKSVVIRLERPDPTRA
- a CDS encoding PaaI family thioesterase, which codes for MAEQTTTTFPQEILQQYADLGLDLPALFSGGHLGDRMGIQILEAAPDKVVGIMPVEGNTQPYGLLHGGASAVLAETLGSVGAMLHGGPAKIAVGVDLNATHHRSLRSGTVTGTATPVHRGRSSATYEIVITDEADKRICTARLTCMLRPTTTGASNPTPA
- a CDS encoding helix-turn-helix domain-containing protein, with the protein product MHDPLLRRQAVTLCRSGVPNAEVGRRLGIPSGTIGYWLHQDRAARDECPGRERPCHRCDGAPLDTAAYGYLLGLYLGDGHIVQYSRHRVPNLMITCADSWPGLMDSAEAALRAVFPHNKTCRVSRTGCHNVKVYSRHLWCMFPQHGPGKKHERRIVLEPWQQKIVDAHPWEFIRGLVHSDGCRVTNWTERTVGGVRKRYEYPRYFFTNTSADIRQLYCDTLDMVGVRWRVTRRGDRPYNISVARAASVALMDRHVGPKF